CATATGCCCAGAATTCAGGCTTCGTCTGACGGCGCGGGCGCGGGTTCTGCTAAGAATGCGGAAGGACGTGTGGCACAATCGACGCAGCGTTTTCGGTGGTGGTCACTTGAAGCGTCCGATTTATCGCAGCCCGGCTGCGGCTTTTTTCCCATGAGGAGAACCATGAAGAAACTGAACAAAGTGGCGACCCTGTTCGCTGTTGCAACCGTGGCTGGTTCCGCCTTCGCAGCTGGCTCGACGATCAATTCCGACAACTGGCGCAATGGCCACGGCAACCTGATCTGGAAAAACGGCACGAACGAACTGTGCTGGCGCGATGCCTACTGGACCCCCGCTACGGCTGCTCCTGGCTGTGACGGCGCCCTGCAGGCCCCTGCTGCTACGCCTACTCCTCCCGCTGTTACGCCTGTGCCTCCCGCACCGCCCGCTCCGGTGGCTGCTCAGAAGGTCACCTATGCTGCTGACGCATTCTTCGACTTCGACAAGTCGGTGCTGAAGCCTGAAGGCCGCGCCAAGCTGGACGATCTGGTCGGCAAGATCCAAGGTATCAACCTGGAAGTGATCATCGCCGTGGGTCATACCGACTCCGTGGGCTCTGACGCTTACAACCAACGTCTGTCGGTTCGCCGCGCTGAAGCTGTGAAGGCTTACCTGGTGACCAAAGGCATCGAGCGCAACCGTATCTACACCGAAGGCAAAGGCAAGAAGCAACCGATCGCTTCCAACGCTACTGCCGAAGGCCGCGCGAAAAACCGTCGCGTGGAAGTGGAAGTGGTTGGCACGCGCGCCAGCCAGTAATCCGATTCGGATACTTCTCGATAAAGCCTTGGGGGCGCCAGCCCCCAGGGCTTTTTTGTTTTGGGTGCGCAGAAGGTGTGCCGAGCGACAGGCCCTAACGCTGCGGCTGGCATTTGTTTCTAGCGTGATGGCTCTTTCGGTCACGGCCGCGCAGGCTGACGATGCCTCGACGCCAAAGGCGGAAAACGCCGAGGCGTGCTTGTTCAAGCCCAATGCGAATCTGGTGGCTTCGGGCCAGCCGGTGGTCAGCGTGCTTCTTTCCCCTCGCATGCCCTACGCCATTCCCGAGTGGAAGCGAATGGCGGTTGACGCTGAGCGCGAAGGTTTTCGGACGGCGGTGTACCGCGACCCCCGGGTTCCGGAGCGGGAATGGCGCGAGGCGGCTGTCCGAGCCGACGCCCACGATCTTTTAGAGGCGCCGGTGATGGATGAGCCGACCGCCGCGTCGTGCGGCTTGCTCAACCACACACCGGCAGCCTTGGTTTCCCGCTGCCACCAAGTCCATCCTTGGCCCATTTTGGGTGTCATGCCCAAGGAAGGTTGGCTTGCCGTGCTTCGCTCTCGACTGTCGCTTTTTCAGCCAGGCGCTTGTGAATGACTGATCGCATCCTCCTCACGGCCGTGTGCACTGCCACGGCGCTCACGTTTTCAGCTTCCGCTGCCATGGCGGGGGAGGGCGGTACGCAATGCATCGCGCCCCTCACCTACTTGCCGCTGGACGGTAACGCTGTGGGTTTCGACGCGCAAGGCGTGCCAGCACTGGGCACCTACGAGCGCATCAGTCCGGATGGGCGTTTCATCCTGAGGTCCTATTCCGGCGCCAAGGTAGGTACGGTCAGCCTTATGGAATTGCCGGCCAGTGGTGACGGGTCCATTCGCGTTTACTCGACGCCGTTTTCCAACGAAGTCTTTCCTGTGCAGGGAACATGGCGCTATCTGGTTGACGTCAACGGTGATCACTACCGGTTCACGGATGTGCTGCGCCGGCAAGGCGAGGCCAAACCATTGTTCCGCGCGGGGATGACGGGGTTTTACGCTGCGGCCTCCGAGCTGCCACGCCCCCAGACCAATCCTGGCGGCTTGGAGGACGAGCAGGCGATATACATCCGATCCCTCAGCTGGCCGCAGAACGCTGATGCCGACAGCCAAGGCGTTGGCCCCCTGCAGGCCGAGACCATCGAAGTGCAAGACGATGGCCGCAGCGCGCGCGTCAAGCGCACGACGGGCGCTCGCTTCATTTGCAGCAATCGACGGTCGGAAGATGGCGGGGTGTTTGCGCTGCCGATGATTTCGATCGACGGGCTGGAGTTTTCCGCAATCCCCCAGTCGCCCAACCAAGGTCAGCCTTCGATGCGGGTCTATGGCCTGAGCGCAGACCCGATGGCCACCGCACACCCTTGCGACCTGCACGCCGATCTGGGAATGTCCCCAAGCAAGGCCGTTTTTGGTTACGCGCCGCCGGCCGCCTGGTTGACTTACAGCGACCTGGGCTCGGTTTACGTGTTCGACCGCGCGCTGAAGCAGTCCTTCCGTATGGACAGCGCACGCGAGCGCACGCTGGTCAGCGCCTTCCCAGGCCTCACGCGAGACGGGCGAGTTGTCTATGGCGCGACTTGGCGCGATTGCGCGCCCTCCGGCGCGTGCGCGAACCGAGCGGGCTATGTGATCGCAGATCCCTACCAAAGCGCAAGCTACCGTGCCTTTTGGCAAGCACGAGGGCAGCCCGCGCCGAAGGCGTGTATTACCCAAGAACAGGTTTCGGACCAACGCAAGGCGTTTGCGCAGAAGCATGGCCTAGCAGAGTGAAGCCGCGCACGCATGCTGAGCACGCGCCGCGACGAATAGGCGTGCCGTGGGACAATGAAGCATGACCGAAGTGAACGCAGATCAGGCTGAACTGGCGAAGTTTTCCGCCTTGGCACACCAGTGGTGGGACCTTCAGGGCGAGTTTGCCGCGCTGCATCAAATCAATCCATTGCGACTCGACTGGATCGACGGTGCTTGCCCACTGAACGGGCAGCGTGTTCTGGACGTGGGCTGCGGCGGCGGCATTCTGGCGGACGCCATGGCGCGCCGCGGTGCCGACGTGCTGGGTATAGACCTTGCAGAAAAATCGCTCAAGGTCGCCCAACTGCACGCGCTGGAGACGCAAACACCGCACGTGGCCTACCGCTGCGTGTCGGCCGAGGCGCTGAGTGAGGAAATGCCGGGTGCGTTCGACGTCGTCACCTGCATGGAAATGCTGGAGCACGTACCAGACCCCGCATCCGTCGTTGCCGCCTGCGCCCGGCTGGTTCGGCCGGGTGGTTGGGTTTTCTTCTCGACCATCAACCGCAATGCCAAGTCTTTTTTGTTGGCGATTGTGGGCGCCGAGTACGTGGCGAACATGGTTCCCCGCGGAACGCATGAGTACGCGCGGCTGATTCGTCCCCATGAACTGGCGGGCTTCTGCCGCTCCTCCGGGCTCGACTTCGTGCGCAGCAGTGGGCTTGAATTTCACCCGTTGACGCGTCGCTTCAGTCTGAGCGATGACACCAGCGTCAACTACATGGTCGCCGCCAGACGTTCAGCCTGACATGGCAAGCAGTGCGCGGCTGCACGGTGTCCGGGCGGTCTTGTTTGATCTGGACGGCACGCTGATCGACAGCGCGCCCGACTTGGCCCTGGCGGGCAACGCTTTGCGCCACGCGCGCGGGTTGGGCCCCATCGACTTGCTCGTATACCGGCCGCACGCAGGATCGGGTGCGCGCGGCATTTTGCGTGTGGCGCTTGAAGCCACGCCTGAACACCCTGGCTATGACGCCTTGCGTGACGAGTTTCTTGTCGCCTACCAGCACCACCTGCTTTCGCAGACGACGTACTTGACGGATGTGCCGCAACTGCTGGTCGGCCTGACCGACCTGGGCATGGCGTGGGGCATTGTCACCAACAAGGCCCGCCGGTTTACCCAACCCACGGTAGAAGCATTCACCGACTTGCAGGCGGCGGCCACGGTAATCAGCGGCGATTCCACGCCGTACACCAAGCCGCATCCCGGGCCCGTCTTGGCCGCGCTGCAGTCTGCCGGCTTCTCTGCCGAGAGCACCTTGTATGTGGGCGATGACGAGCGCGACATCCAGGCGGGCCGCGCGGCCGGTGTGCGCACGGTTGCTGCCACGTACGGCTACCTGGGCCCGGCGGCAGATCCGCTGGCCTGGGGCGCCGATGCCGTCATTCATTCGCCCCTGCAACTCTTGAATTTGCTCGATCCGGCTTAAAATACGAGCCATCCGGGGCTGCATTGGTTTCGACGTGGGTTGGAATCGCCTCAGGGCATGCCGAGGTTCAGTCACCTCGCTAAACCGCTGAAAAAAACTAACTGCAAACGACGAACGTTTCGCACTCGCCGCTTAATAACCGGTGAGCCTCGCAACAGCAGGCCGATGGGCTGGGCAAGGGCGGCGCAAGCCGTCCCGGCTGCGGGGGAATTCACATCGGCTGGCTTGTGTCCGGGTACCTTGGGCGCAGGCAAGATTCAAGGGTACTGGCTGGCTGGATAGCGTGCGACTGCGCGACTCGGTCGGTAAGATCTAAATCAGACCGCTAAGCATGTAGAACTGGGCGTGGAAGATTTGCGGACGCGGGTTCAAATCCCGCCAGCTCCACCATATCCATGGGTAAAGGCGTTCACCGAGCATCGGTGAACGCCTTTTTCTTTGTGTGACTTGCGCAATCTTGTGAAAGTACGGCCGGCGCCGCTTTTGTCAGGGCGCGCTCAACAGGCGCGGGCAGCGGTGGGTTGCCGTCGTGTCGGTGGTGACGGAGCAAACAATTGCTATCAAAATAAAAGCTGCTCGCGCCGTAAGGCGGGCGCTAGCGGTGTCTGCAGACATGATCGAGCCGCCGCATTCGCTGATCTGCGCATTTCGTTGCCGCCGCCCGTTCTGGCGGCCGCACTGCGCGGCACAGGGACCGTTTCAGCAACGTGGCTCGGCTCGGCGAGCTACCGCATCGTGCTGTTCAACCCCCGCCAATCCCAGCCTGCGCTGGCGAATCTGCTTTGAATGGGCGCCGGGCCATGGCTGGCGTGACGCTGGCGAAGGATCGGTCTTGCGCGCTGGCGCGCAGGGCCTGACGCGCTCAGGCCGGCTCAGCCACCAGCGCGGGCGTGGCTTCGGCCAGGCTTTGGCAGCCGCTCAGGGCCATGGCCATTTCCAGTTCGTCGCGCAGGGTGCGGATCATTCGGGCCACGCCCATGGGGCCGGCAACCGCCAGCGCGTGAACCGTCGGCCGTCCAACCATGACGGCGCTTGCGCCCAGCGCGATGGCTTTCAACACGTCGGTGCCCCGGCGAATGCCGCCGTCGACGATCAGGGGCAGTGCGCCGCCCACGGCCTTGGCGATCACCGGCAAGGCCTGGGCGGTGGCGGGTGCGGTGTCCAGCGTACGGCCGCCGTGGTTGCTGACGATCAGGCCGGCCACGTTCAGTGCCTGCGCCTGCCGCGCGTCGGCTGGGTGCAGCACGCCTTTCAACCAGACGGGCAGACGTGTGCGGGCCTGCAACCAGGCAACGTCTTCCCACGTGGGTGCGGTGGCGGGCACGCCAGCGCAGTAGGTGCCATCGGCCGCCGCGTTGTGGGGCGCGCCGCTGTTTGCGGTGGGCAGGTGTACGGCGTGTATGCCGGGCGGCAAACTGAAGGCGGCGCGGCGTTCGGCGTCGCGAACACCTTGCACGGGCGCATCGACGGTGAGCACGATCCCCTCGAAGCCCGCGGCTTCAGCGCGTTCGATCAAGGCCAGGTTCACGCCACGGTCGGCTTGCCAGTAGAGCTGAAACCAGAGCAGGCCGCGACCTTTGTCTGGCAGATAAGCCTGCGCAACATCTTCCATCGGCACGCTGGACAAGGTGGCCAGCACAAAGCCTGCCCCTTGCGCAGCCGCGGCCACGGCGCTGGCCCATTCGCCCTGGTCGTGCGCCAGACGCTGGAAAGCCACCGGCGCGAGCATGATGGGGTGCGCCAACTCGCGCCCCGCCAGCGTGGTGCGGGTGTGGCCGCCCGCCAGCGGGCGCAGCACGCGCGGCCACAACGGCCACTGCTGCCATGCGTCCGCGTTGGTGCGCAGCGTGTGTTCGTCCGCAGCGCCTCCGTCGAAGAACGCCGCGACGGCAGGATCCAGCCGGGCCCGTGCGGCCAGCGCCAGCTCGTTCAGGTTCACGGGAAAGCTCGGCTCTTGCATCGATTTTGATAGCTGCTTGCGCTGGTGGGACGGGCGCTGGAGGCCTATTTTGTCTGAATCGGGTTGCGGCGAAAGCGACGGCTGCAACCACTTAGGGGCTGGCCCACATCCGCAGCAGGTTGTGGTACGTGCCGGTCAGCCGCGTGGCTTCGTCGCTTTCGCCGTTGCGCTGGCGCAGCGCGAGCAAGGCCATGTCCATGTCGAACAGCAGGCGGCGCTGTTCGTCGCTGCGCACCATGCTTTCGATCCAGAAGAAGCTGGCGATGCGCGCGCCGCGCGTGACGGGCGTGACCTGATGCAGGCTGGTGCCGGGGTAGAGCACGGCGTCGCCCGCGGGCAGCTTGACGCCATGCTCACCATAGGTGTCTTGCACCACCAGCTCGCCGCCGTCGTATTCATCGGGTTCGCTGAAAAACAGCGTGCAGGAGACATCCGTGCGCACCCATGCGTCGTCGGCACGAGAGTGCAGCACCGCGCCGTCGATGTGGTTGCCGTAGTGGTTGCTCTGGCCGCTGTAGCGGTTGAACAGCGGGTTGAAGAAGCGGCGGGGCAGCGCCGCCGAGAACAGCAGCGCGTCGCGGCGCAGTGCGCCCAGCACCAGCTGCCGAAGCTCGGCCGCCATGGCGCTGTCTTGGGCCAGCTGCTCGTTGGATTTCTGCTGCGCTGCCTGGGCACCCGCGCTGCGGCGCCCGTCGATCCAGGGGGCTTCGGGCGAATGCAGCAGGGCGCGCCCCCGGGCCAGCTCGTCGGCCGTCAGCACGTTCTTGAGGTGGATCAGCATGAAGGGCGCCTTTCAAAAGCAAGGCAGCCGCCCGAAGGCGGCTGGTGGTGGTCCGGCGTGGCGGTGTTCCTTGCGCGCTGCGGCTATTAGAACAGCGCTTTGAACGTCAGCTCAACGCGGCGCGGCGCACCCGGTGCGTAAAAGCCCCGGTACAGCGCGTCGGCGTACAGCTTGTTGGTGAGGTTGGTCACGTTCAGCTTCAGCGACATGGTTTCGGTCAGGTTGTATTCGGCCATGGCGTCGAAGGTGACGAAGCCCTTGGCCTTGACGGCGCGGCTGCCGTCCGGGTGCTGGCTGCTGCGGTAGTTGGCGCCCAGGCCCACGCGGAACTTGGGCATGAGGCGGTAGGTGGTCCACAGGCTGCCGCTGTTGCGCGGGGTCAGGCCGGGGCGGTCGCCCTGCACCTGGGCACCGCCGCCGTTGGCGGCCAGCACCTGGTTGCTGCGGTCGATCTTGGCCTCAGGAATCCAGGCGTGGTTCCAGAACAGTTCCCACGCCGGCGTGATGCGGCCCGCGGCGTTGAATTCGACGCCCGCAGCGTGGCGCTTGCCCGACAACAGGTATTGCGCTGCGGCGCTGTCAGGGTCGGTGTTGCGCTCGTTGTATTTCTCGGAATAGAACACGGCCGCGCCCAGCGTCAGGCGCCGGTCCAGCACGTCCCACTTGCCGCCGATCTCGATGTTGCGGCTCTTCTCGGCAGGCGTGTTGGCCAGCACGTTGTTCGGGCTGTTGGGCGTGAACTGGTAGGCGTCGCCCGACGTGTTGTACGAGGTACCGTAAGACAGGTAGTACGACTGCGTGTCGCTCGGCTGGAAGAGCAGGCCCACGCGCGGGCTCCACAGCGACTGCGACTTGCTGAAGCTGTAGCCGGGCGTGACGGCGCCGTTCGCGGCGGTGGTGGCCACCGTGTCGTAGCTGCCCTTGAAGCGGTCAAAGCGCAGGCCAGCCACCAGCTTGAGCTGCTCGGTCAGCGACATGGTGTCTTGCGCGTAGATGCCGAAGTTGCTCGCGTCGAACTTGTTGTAGGTGGGGTCAGGGCGCAGATCGTCGTGCCACTGGTGCGGATTGGGCTGGCCCACGGTGGTGGTCAAGGTGCTGGCCGGCCCGGCAAAGTTGTTGTTGCGCTTGGACTTGTCGTAGTACAGGTCCACGCCCGCCATGATGTGGTGCTGGCCGCCGCCCCAGTTGAACTTGTTGCTGTAGTCGCTTTGCAGCTGCGTCAGGTCGCTGGTGCCCAGCCGGCCCTTGGGCGAGCGGGTGATGATGGTGTCTGGGCCCCAGTTGTCGATGGTGGTGGGGGCGCCGTGGGTGGTGCCAAAGCGGATCACGCTGGCCCACAGGTCGCGCTCGTAGCGGCCGTGGCGCAGTTGCGTCTTCAGCTCGCCGCCGTTGTCGAAGCGGTAGGTGTGCGCCAGCGTGGCGTACGTGGCCTTGGTGTTGAGCTTGTCGTTGTCGAAGCCGTAATAGTCGCGCGCGCGCAGCGTCGGCACGATCACGCCGTCGCGGATGAACCAGGGGTGGTTGTAGGTGGAGCGGCCGCGCGAATCGAGGTGGTACAGGCCCACCGAGAATTCGTTGCGCGTGCCGATGCCCCAGCGGAAGCTGGGCGCCACGCCGATCTTTTTCTGCTGGCTGCCCCAGTTGCTGGCGTCGTGCGCCAGCGCGTTGATGCGGAAGGCCGAATCCTGGCCCGTCTGGAAGTTGAAGTCGCCGGTGATGCGTTTCATGCCGCCCGTGCCCACCGTCGCGTTCACCTCATGCTGGTTCATCAGGAATGGCTGCTTGCTGACCTGGTTGACCACGCCGCCGGTGGAGCCCTTGCCGAACAGCATCGACGCCGAGCCCTTGATCACTTCCACGCGGTCGTCGTTGAACGTGTCGCGCTCGTACAGCGCGCCGTCGCGCATGCCGTCGCGGTAGATGTCGCCCGCCGTACCCAGCGAAAAGCCGCGCAGGCGCACGTCTTCCTCGCCCGTCTCGCCCGACAGGAAGGTCACGCCAGCGGTGGAGCGCAGCACTTCACGCAGGTCGTCCAGATTGCGGTCTTGCAACTGCTTTTCGGTGAACACGGTGACCGATTGCGGGATGTCGCGCAGTTCCTGGTTGCCCTTGCCGATCTGGGTGCGGGTGGTGCGCAGCTCAGTCTTGCTGTTGGTGGGCGCGCCCGGCTCGGCGGTGTCGCGCACCGTGACCGTGGGCAGGGTGCCAGCGGTGTCGGCGCCAGGGGCTGCCGCAGCGGGGGCCGTCTGTGCCAGCGCGGCGCTGCCCAGGGAGCCCGCCAGCAACATCGCACCCAGCGGCAGCAGCGCGTTGGCGCCCTTGGGGCTGGATGCTACAGATTCAGAAGCGACTTGCGCAGGTACGACGAGGGCTGGAGCCCGATTTTTAGGGTTGCGACGGGAAGCGGGCATAGTCCGGTAGGGCTGAACGTGGGTGAAATAGTTTTGGCCGCTTGCGCCCCCGGTCATACAAAAGCCACCCTGGTGGGTGGCTTGGGTTTCATGCGCGGGCTTGGGCGGATGTGGGAAGTTGTAAATTCTAAATAAATGCGAATCGTTGTGATTAGCGAATTCGCCTGCTGTCATTAATCCGCAACACACCGCAGCAGAGCGCACCAAATCGGCGCAAAAAAAGGGCCCGTAGGCCCTTGATGCAATGCAGCGCCGCGCTGGGCGCGCTGTGAACGGTTTGTCAGGCTTCCAGCTCGCCCATCTGGCTTTGCAGGTAGTTCTGAATGCCCACCTTGCCGATCAGCTCGATCTGGGTTTCCAGAAAATCGATGTGCTCTTCGGTGTCGTCCAGGATGGTCTGCAGCAGATCGCGCGAAACGTAGTCGCGCACTTTCTCGCAATGCTCGATGCCGTCTTTCACGGTGGCTTGCGCGGCACGCTCCAGCGTCAGGTCGCAATTGAGCAGCTCGGGCACGTCCTCGCCGATCATCAGCTTGCCCAGGTCTTGCAGATTGGGCAGGCCGTCCAGCATGAAGATGCGGTCCATCAGCATGTCAGCGTGCTTCATCTCGCCGATCGACTCGGCGTATTCTTTCTTGGCCAGCTTGTCCAGGCCCCAGTGCTTGAGCATGCGGTAGTGCAGGAAGTACTGGTTGATGGCGGTGAGTTCGTTCTTCAGCTGCGCCTGCAGAAACTCGATGGCTTTCGGGTCGCCTTTCATGGCTTCGCTCCTTGGGATGTGTACGTCAATGCAGCGATTCTAGGGAGCAGGGCGCACACCTCCAAACCGGGGCCTTTCGGAATACGAACGCTTCGCACCACGCTTGCGATGTGATAGCGGCAAGCCCGCGTCAGATGGCCACCAGCTTGCGAATACCCTTGGCCGCCATCTCTTTGCCGGGGCCTTGCGCAATGACTTCGCCGCGCTCCATCACCAGGTAGTCGTCGGCCAGCTCTTCGGCAAAGTCGTAGTACTGCTCGCACAGCAGAATCGCCATGTCGCCCCGGTCGGCCAGCATGCGGATCACGCGGCCAATGTCCTTGATGATGCTGGGCTGGATGCCTTCGGTGGGCTCATCCAGGATGAGCAGCTTGGGCCCCGGCGCCAGTGCGCGCGCGATCGCCAGCTGCTGCTGCTGCCCGCCCGACAGGTCGCCGCCGCGGCGGTGGCGCATCTGCGCCAGGATGGGAAACAGCTCGAACAGCTCCGGCGGAATCGGCGTGCCCGCCGGCCGATAGGCCAGGCCCATGCGCAGGTTTTCCTGCACCGTCAGGCGCGGGAAAATCTCGCGCCCCTGCGGCACGTAGCCCATGCCCGCGCGCGCCCGGGTGTACGACGTGGCGCCTTGCATCGGCAGGCCTGCCAGCTCGATCTGCCCGGTCTTGATGGGCACCAGGCCCATCAGGCACTTGAGCAGCGTGGTCTTGCCCACGCCGTTGCGGCCCAGCAGCACGGTGATCTTGCCCAGCGACGCGGTCAGGCTGACGTCGCGCAGGATGTGCGAGCCGCCGTAGTACTGGTTGATGTTGCTGACTTTTAGCATTTCAGGCCTCCAGCGCACGCTACACGGGCGCCAACAGCTATTTAATAGATAGCAATGGGCTTACCTGCCCAGGTACACCTCGATCACGCGTTCGTCCGCCTGCACCTTGTCCAGCGGCCCTTGCGCCAGCACGCTGCCTTCGGCCAGCACGGTGACGGTGCCCGTGTCGCCCGCGATGGCGCGGATGAAGTGCATGTCGTGCTCCACCACCATCAGCGAGTGCTTGCCTTTGAGGGTGAGAAACAGCTCGGCCGTGCGCGCCGTTTCTTCGTCGGTCATACCGGCGACGGGCTCGTCCAGCAGCATCAGCTTGGGCTCTTGCATCAGCAGCATGCCGATCTCCAGCCACTGCTTCTGCCCGTGACTGAGCAGCCCAGCCTGCCGCCGCACGTGGGGCGCCAGGTGGATGGTGTGCAGCACCTCGGCCAGCCGGTCGCGCTGCGCCGAATCGAGCTGGAAGAACATCGACGGGCGCACGCGCTTGTCGGTCTTCAGTGCCAGCTCCAGGTTTTCAAACACCGTCAGGTCTTCAAAAACGGTGGGCTTCTGGAACTTGCGGCCAATGCCCAGCGCAGCGATCTCGGGTTCGTTGTGGCGCAGCAGGTCGATGGTGCTGCCGAAGAACACGGTGCCGCTGTCGGGGCGGGTCTTGCCGGTGATGATGTCCATCATCGTCGTCTTGCCCGCCCCGTTGGGGCCGATGATGCAGCGCAGCTCGCCGGGGGCGATGTCCAGGTTCAATCCCTTGATCGCCTTGAAGCCGTCGAAGCTCACGCTCACGTCTTCCAGGTACAGGATGCGGCCGTGCGTCACGTCCACTTCACCCGCCACGGCGGGGCGCGCGTAGCTGGCGGCGCGGTCGCCCGACGCGGTGCCTGTCTCGGCGCGCTGGCGGGTGTAGGTCTCGACGCGCAGGGCGCCTTCTTCCATCAGATCGGGGGTCATGACGACTTGTCCTTGCGCATCAGCTGGCGCACCAGCCCGACGATGCCGTTGGGTAGCCACAGGGTCACGGCGATGAACAGCGCACCCAAAAAGTACAGCCAGAATTCGGGCGCGGCCACCGTGAGCCAGCTCTTGGCACCGTTGACCAGAAAGGCGCCGACGATCGGGCCAATCAGCGTGGCGCGGCCCCCCACGGCGGTCCAGATGGCGATTTCGATCGAGTTGCCGGGGCTCATCTCGCCGGGGTTGATGATGCCCACCTGCGGCACGTACAGCGCGCCGGCCACGCCGCACATCACGGCGCTGATCACCCAGATGCTCAGCTTGTAGGGCAGGGGCGAATAGCCTGAGAACATCACGCGGCTTTCCGCGTCGCGCACCGCTTGCAGCACGCGGCCGTACTTGCTGCGCACCAGCCAGCGGGCCATCAGGTAAAAGCCCAGCAGCGCCAGGCCAGACAGCACGAACAGCAGCATGCGCATGCCCTGTGTGGCCAGCGGATAGCCCAGGATGGTGGTAAAGCCCGTGAAGCCGTTGTTGCCGCCAAAGCCCGTCTCATTGCGGAAGAACAGCAGCATGGCGGCCACCGTGAGCGCCTGCGTGATGATCGAGAAATACACGCCCTTGATGCGCGAGCGGAAGGCGAAGTAGCCGAACACGAAGGCCACCAGCCCCGGCACCAGCACGATGAGGATCAGCGTAGCAATGAAGCTGCCCGACAGCGCCCATTGCCAGGGCAGCGCCTTCCAGTCCAGAAACACCATGAAGGGCGGCAGCGCATCTGGGCCGGCGGCCTGGCGCATCAGGTACATGCCCATCACGTAGCCGCCCAGCGCAAAGAACAGGCCGTGCCCCAGGCTGAGGATGCCGGTGTAGCCCCAGATCAGGTCCATCGCCAGCGCGCAGATGGCGTAGCACATGATCTTGCCCAGCAGGCCGACCATGTAGTCCGACAGGTGCAGCGGGCTGCCTTCGGGCACCAGCAGATTGAGCACGGGCGCCAGCGCGCACACGGCCAGCAGCGCGAGAATGAAGGCGGCCCAGCCGGGGCGGCTGAGCAGGGGTGCGCGCGTGGGCAGCGCGGTGCCCGCCAGCGTGCTGCCCGCGCCGGGCGAAGAGGTCAGGGTGTTCATGCTTCGGCGCTCCGGCCCTTCATCGCGAAGATGCCCTGCGGCCGCTTCTGGATGAAAACGATGATGAAGATCAGCACGGCGATCTTGGCCAGCACGGCGCCGGTCCAGCCTTCCAGCAGCTTATTGACCAGGCCCAGCCCCAGCGCGGCGTACACCGTGCCCGCCAGCTGGCCCACGCCGCCCAGCACCACCACCATGAACGAATCGACGATGTAGCTTTGCCCCAGGTCAGGCCCCACGTTGCCCACCTGGCTGAGCGCGCAGCCCGCCAGCCCGGCTATGCCCGAGCCCAGCGAGAACGCGTACATGTCCGTGCGCGCCGTGTTCACGCCCATGCAGGCGGCCATCGGGCGGTTTTGCGTCACGCCGCGTACGAACAGGCCCAGCCGCGTGCGGCTGATCAGCCACGCCACGCCCAGCAGCGCCGCCACGGCAAAGGCGATGATGACGATGCGGTTCCACGGCAGCGTCAGGTTCGGCAGCACTTGCAGGCCGCCGCTCATCCAGGCCGGGTTTTCCACCGCCACGTTTTGCGCGCCGAAGATCGAGCGCGTGGCCTGCATCAGGATCAGGCTGATGCCCCAG
This genomic interval from Ottowia oryzae contains the following:
- the ompA gene encoding outer membrane protein OmpA; this encodes MKKLNKVATLFAVATVAGSAFAAGSTINSDNWRNGHGNLIWKNGTNELCWRDAYWTPATAAPGCDGALQAPAATPTPPAVTPVPPAPPAPVAAQKVTYAADAFFDFDKSVLKPEGRAKLDDLVGKIQGINLEVIIAVGHTDSVGSDAYNQRLSVRRAEAVKAYLVTKGIERNRIYTEGKGKKQPIASNATAEGRAKNRRVEVEVVGTRASQ
- the ubiG gene encoding bifunctional 2-polyprenyl-6-hydroxyphenol methylase/3-demethylubiquinol 3-O-methyltransferase UbiG produces the protein MTEVNADQAELAKFSALAHQWWDLQGEFAALHQINPLRLDWIDGACPLNGQRVLDVGCGGGILADAMARRGADVLGIDLAEKSLKVAQLHALETQTPHVAYRCVSAEALSEEMPGAFDVVTCMEMLEHVPDPASVVAACARLVRPGGWVFFSTINRNAKSFLLAIVGAEYVANMVPRGTHEYARLIRPHELAGFCRSSGLDFVRSSGLEFHPLTRRFSLSDDTSVNYMVAARRSA
- a CDS encoding HAD family hydrolase, with the translated sequence MASSARLHGVRAVLFDLDGTLIDSAPDLALAGNALRHARGLGPIDLLVYRPHAGSGARGILRVALEATPEHPGYDALRDEFLVAYQHHLLSQTTYLTDVPQLLVGLTDLGMAWGIVTNKARRFTQPTVEAFTDLQAAATVISGDSTPYTKPHPGPVLAALQSAGFSAESTLYVGDDERDIQAGRAAGVRTVAATYGYLGPAADPLAWGADAVIHSPLQLLNLLDPA
- a CDS encoding alpha-hydroxy acid oxidase gives rise to the protein MQEPSFPVNLNELALAARARLDPAVAAFFDGGAADEHTLRTNADAWQQWPLWPRVLRPLAGGHTRTTLAGRELAHPIMLAPVAFQRLAHDQGEWASAVAAAAQGAGFVLATLSSVPMEDVAQAYLPDKGRGLLWFQLYWQADRGVNLALIERAEAAGFEGIVLTVDAPVQGVRDAERRAAFSLPPGIHAVHLPTANSGAPHNAAADGTYCAGVPATAPTWEDVAWLQARTRLPVWLKGVLHPADARQAQALNVAGLIVSNHGGRTLDTAPATAQALPVIAKAVGGALPLIVDGGIRRGTDVLKAIALGASAVMVGRPTVHALAVAGPMGVARMIRTLRDELEMAMALSGCQSLAEATPALVAEPA
- a CDS encoding Fe2+-dependent dioxygenase is translated as MLIHLKNVLTADELARGRALLHSPEAPWIDGRRSAGAQAAQQKSNEQLAQDSAMAAELRQLVLGALRRDALLFSAALPRRFFNPLFNRYSGQSNHYGNHIDGAVLHSRADDAWVRTDVSCTLFFSEPDEYDGGELVVQDTYGEHGVKLPAGDAVLYPGTSLHQVTPVTRGARIASFFWIESMVRSDEQRRLLFDMDMALLALRQRNGESDEATRLTGTYHNLLRMWASP
- a CDS encoding TonB-dependent receptor encodes the protein MPASRRNPKNRAPALVVPAQVASESVASSPKGANALLPLGAMLLAGSLGSAALAQTAPAAAAPGADTAGTLPTVTVRDTAEPGAPTNSKTELRTTRTQIGKGNQELRDIPQSVTVFTEKQLQDRNLDDLREVLRSTAGVTFLSGETGEEDVRLRGFSLGTAGDIYRDGMRDGALYERDTFNDDRVEVIKGSASMLFGKGSTGGVVNQVSKQPFLMNQHEVNATVGTGGMKRITGDFNFQTGQDSAFRINALAHDASNWGSQQKKIGVAPSFRWGIGTRNEFSVGLYHLDSRGRSTYNHPWFIRDGVIVPTLRARDYYGFDNDKLNTKATYATLAHTYRFDNGGELKTQLRHGRYERDLWASVIRFGTTHGAPTTIDNWGPDTIITRSPKGRLGTSDLTQLQSDYSNKFNWGGGQHHIMAGVDLYYDKSKRNNNFAGPASTLTTTVGQPNPHQWHDDLRPDPTYNKFDASNFGIYAQDTMSLTEQLKLVAGLRFDRFKGSYDTVATTAANGAVTPGYSFSKSQSLWSPRVGLLFQPSDTQSYYLSYGTSYNTSGDAYQFTPNSPNNVLANTPAEKSRNIEIGGKWDVLDRRLTLGAAVFYSEKYNERNTDPDSAAAQYLLSGKRHAAGVEFNAAGRITPAWELFWNHAWIPEAKIDRSNQVLAANGGGAQVQGDRPGLTPRNSGSLWTTYRLMPKFRVGLGANYRSSQHPDGSRAVKAKGFVTFDAMAEYNLTETMSLKLNVTNLTNKLYADALYRGFYAPGAPRRVELTFKALF
- the bfr gene encoding bacterioferritin — translated: MKGDPKAIEFLQAQLKNELTAINQYFLHYRMLKHWGLDKLAKKEYAESIGEMKHADMLMDRIFMLDGLPNLQDLGKLMIGEDVPELLNCDLTLERAAQATVKDGIEHCEKVRDYVSRDLLQTILDDTEEHIDFLETQIELIGKVGIQNYLQSQMGELEA